One Algoriphagus sp. Y33 genomic window, ATCCTACGGAAAAGTGGTGAATATTAGTCCCTTCTCCTTTCCACCGATGCTATAGTAAATGAATGGTCTGCTTTCCACCTTCGTTTTATGACTCAATTTTTCCAACATAAACTTCGTTTGCCGTCATTTCCTTCGGGGTATCACCTGATCACCGAAGAAGTAGAAGATGCTATACCGGAAATAGCCCTCATCAAAACGGGCTTTTTACAGGTATTTATCCAGCATACTTCGGCCGCCTTGACTATCAATGAAAATGCTGATCCTACTGTGAGAAGGGACTTTCAGATGTTTGTAAATGAATTAATTCCAGAATCTTATC contains:
- a CDS encoding secondary thiamine-phosphate synthase enzyme YjbQ — encoded protein: MTQFFQHKLRLPSFPSGYHLITEEVEDAIPEIALIKTGFLQVFIQHTSAALTINENADPTVRRDFQMFVNELIPESYPRFIHTYEGPDDMPAHIKASFFDTGLQIPISGGKLAMGIWQGIYLCEFRRNGGSRSLMLTAFGETN